The Patescibacteria group bacterium genome segment AGAAGTAGGTAAAGAGTTTGGCGTTACGCGCGAGCGCATTCGCCAGATTGAAGCCAAAGCCATCGAAAAAATCCGCCAACACGAAAGCGCCAAAAAGATCCAGGGATACTAATTATTTTTTGGCTTCGTGACCGCCAAAGCGATTGCGGAGTGCAGACAAAATCTTGCCTGTGTAGCTCGGGTTTTTTTCTGAATCAATGCGAAATTGGAGTGCGTCTTCAATAACTTTTGTTTTAATACCCAGCTCGCGGGCGGCATCTACCGTCCATGTGCCTTCACCAGTATGAGCGACCGATCCCGATATCTCTAATAGATCATCGCCGTAGATTTCTAGTGCGTCCTGTAGCCAGCCCACAAGGCGTGACTCAATGACACTACCGTGGTTATAGACCGCGGCAACTTCCGAGAGATCAAGTCTGTAATCTGACGCTTTGAGTATGGCGAATCCTTCTGCGAGTGCCTGCATCATGCCGTATTCAATTCCATTGTGTACCATTTTTACAAAGTGGCCAGCGCCCGCACTTCCCGCATAAACATATCCGCCGCCAACTGCTAGATCTTGAAAAAGGCCTTCAAGCTTATCAAATATTTCGCGCTTGCCACCTACCATGAGCGAGGCGCCGTTGCGTGCGCCCGAGGGCCCGCCAGAGGTGCCAACATCAAGAAACTCGATACCAATCTTTTCGAGGTCTTTAGCGCGGCGTTGCGAATCTTTGTAAAGTGAGTTGCCGCCGTCGATGATGATATCACCTCTTTTCAGAAGCCCCGAGAGTCCGTCTGCTCCAAATATAACTTCTTCGGTGGCTTTGCCGGCCGGTACCATGCTCCAGATAATTTTTTGCGCTGAGAGACCGCCTACAAGATCAGCGAGAGATTTCGTGACCTCAATGCCATGCAGTTCGCCTGCAAACGCAGGATCATGCGCCACCACCCGCCAGCCCTTTTCAGCAAGACGCAGGGCGATATTCTTTCCCATTTTACCGAGTCCTATGATGCCGATGACGCGCTCCATGCCGGCGATATTTTCACTCCACCGTTCTACGCGTGCGGCGTCAGAGGTGATAGTCGTTGTATCGGGCGCGTACGAGGCGAGCGGTACCGCGCCACTTTGCCATGCTTCTATAATAGGGTCAGTAAAGCGCCACATGGCTTTAATCTCTTCGGTTGAGAGAAAGAGTGTTTGATCGCCCGTGATGCAATCACGGAGTAGCTTTGCGTACTCTTCTACATACTGTGTTTTTTTCTCTTCAGAACGGTATAAAAAATCGAGCGCTCGGCGTTCAGTACCAAAATCAAATCCAGGTTTTTTTGACCAAAATTCTACGCGGATCGCCTCAGCCGGTTCGAGTGCGAAGGTTATGGTGTTTTTATGATGCAGCCCGTCAGACGGGCAAAAGCATGGTGTGGTGTGTCGGAAGGTGACTATAATTTCTTTTTGTGCGGGGCCAAGGCGTTTGCCACTCTCGATAAAGATCGGCACTGAGCGCCAGAGCGGAGCTTTGAGATACGCGCGTATCTTAAAATATGTCTCTACATCAGAATTAGCCGACACACCTGTAATCGACCGGTAGCCCGTATACTGTGCGCGAAAGGTCGCCTCGGGTATTTCGGCGGGTGAGAGCGTCCTGAGTTCTTCTAAAATCTCCGCACGCTTTTTGCGAATAGCACCATGATCAAAGCTTGCAGGCCGCTCCATGGTGACGAGTGCGAGCATCTGTAAAAGATGATTTTGTCCGACATCACGCAATGCGCCGACGCTTTCATAAAACATGCCACGCTCTTCAACGCCTACGCTCTCATGTACACGGATATCGATGCGCTCGATAAAACGATTTGACCAGCTGTTTTCAAAAAGATTATTTGAAAACCGAAAGGTCAAAATATTTTGCAGCATTTCTTTGGCGAGATAGTGATCGATACGATAGATTTGCTCTTCGCGGTAGAGCGTGCCCAAGAGTGCGTCGAGGCGCTCGGCAGTAGCAAGGTCTTTGCCAAAAGGTTTTTCGACGATGATGCGAGTCCAGCCTTCCTCGGGGCTGCAGGGTTCAGTAAGACCTGACGAGGAAAGGTTGCGTGCGAGCGTTTCAAAAAAGTCGGGGGGAACGGCAAGATAGAAAAGCTTGTTTGAGCATACGCCCCATTTCTCATCGATGGTACGCAGACGCTCGGCTATTTTTTTGTAATCATTCTCGACTTCAAAATGTCCTTCTGCGTATTCAAAAGATTCAAGAAAAGATGCGGCGCCCGCGATATCAATCTTTTGTTTTTCAAGAATTGCCGAGACATGTTTGCGAAACTCTTCGTTTGAAAGGGGTTTGCGCGCAACGCCTAACACGCGAAACATCGATGGGAGCACTTTTTGCGCTGCGAGGAGATGAAGGGCAGGGACGATTTTCCGCGCCATCAAGTCGCCGGTAGCGCCAAAAACCACAAATACGGTGGGGATATTTTTCGCAGGATCGATAGGCATAGGGGTACTGTAGCGTGTTTTCGCGGGCTCCTCAACTAGCTATTGACAAAAATAACATTATAGTTTAATATGCAATTTAAGCAGTTCCAACGAGTGCCGAGTGGAAGTCGGTCATCTCGAGAAAGGATTTTTATGCTGGCTGTCAGGGCGATAGTGAGTGCGCTCGCTGTAATCGGGAGTGTGCTCCTGGGCGTTGCTTGCGCGACGCCCAGGATGACTCAACCCGGGGAGGAGAGAGTGATCGAGCTCGACTGGGTGTCTGTCAGTGTTGTGTGCGACAAGGTCACTGGAAATCTGGTCTATGTTGCGTACGCTGGTACCGGAGTAGGAATGGCAGTCGTTGAGAAAGGTTGCGTCGCAAAGTAGATCGCACCACGCCGTGGGGCCCATCGGGGCTCCACGGCGATTTTTTTATATGAAGTTTTTTATCCGCCCGCCTGCCAGATGCGCACGGCATCGAGCGGATAGACGAGCATTAAAATATTGAGAGTAAGATTGTCACGAATAAGCCATAAAACTCCAAGCTCGAGCACGAGCAGGGCACCAATCGATGCCCAAGCAGGCGTACGCCATGCAAACAAAAATCCAAAAACCATAAAGAGTGTATCGGAAAGCGAGTTGAAAATACTATCACCATAGTAGTCAAAGGAGATAGTCACCGAACGATAACGATTGATGATAAACTCGGTATTTTCTAAAATCTCCCAACCAGCTTCAACAGCAATTGCGACCGCGAGCATGGTGGCGAGCGACATCGGTATTTTCTTGCGAATGAGCCACAATATCCAGAAAAATCCAACACCATGCAAAAAATGCGATGGTGTATAAATGTCGGCAAGCTGTTGCGACATTTGCGAGTTCAGATACACTCCACCCCATAGACCAATATCACCACACTTACAAAACGGTGTACGATCCATCGAAAATAAAATAACTCCTTGGATCGCGATAAGCGCGATTGATATGAGGACAAGTGTTTTGGTGCTGATGCTCAGAGGCATACCTATAGTATAGAGCCTATTTCGTACAAAGAAAAAACCGCGCCGACTGTGTCAGGCGGTTGACTTGGATCGGTCGTCTATCAGATGGCCGCGCTCTCACCAAGCGTCAGCCGCGTCTTTCATGATTTTTTCAAAAGCGGCTCAGCTTTGGCGGTGAGTGACCACTGCCGCGGGTGTTTTTTCATGAGTCGGTTCTCGTCGATGAGCATGATCTGCAGGTCTCCAGCGATACCCGGCGTCTCCGCTGAAACTCGAAAAGTGCCGTCAAGTTTTCCATTGCGGGCGAATTCGAGCTCGATGATCGTGCTGCCGTCTTGAGCAATATATGCCATTGAAGATCTCCTTTCTGTATGTACCCTAGCAATCACAACAAAAAATCGCAAACGGGAAGTTTGTGGTTTTTCTGCTGTATATGATTTACCTGCGACGGCGCTTTGCGGCGAGTTTCGCGAGCATTTGACGCTTGATCTCGAGACGCTTTTTTGTCTTCGGCGAGTGGTTTGATTTTTTGTGGGCTTTGAGCCCAGCAGCTCGTTTTGCCATAAAGATTTTTTTATAAATAATTTTCTGGCTCCGCGGCCTGGATTCGAACCAGGGACCCACCGGTTAACAGCCGGTTGCTCTACCGCTGAGCTACCGCGGAATATATTTTTTACCTCTATAGCATAGCGGTTTCGCAACCGGCTGAACAGCCGTCAAAAGCAAAGCGGTTTGCTTTTGACCTCCACCGCTGAGCTACCGCGGAATAATATGCCCCCAATCATACGGTATCTACAGCGGAATTTCAAGCGAGTGGTGTACAATAAAAGGCACAGTATGTTGCGTGCTATCGCTGTTTTTCTTTCGCTCGCGGGGGTTTTGTTCGCCTCGTTTGTGTTCGTGATGCTTATCGGCGACAGTCTCGGTTTTTCACTCTCTGATCGGCTTTTGGGTTCGGTCTTTCCTATCACTATTAGTACGCCCGACCTACACAAGGCCTATATGACTGAAAAAATAAAAATGCTTATTGTACCGGGGCATGACAACGAATACGGAGGAGGCGAGTGGCGCCACGTGCGCGAGTCTGACCTCACGCTTGAGGCGTCGCGTAACCTCGAGGCGTATTTCAAAAAAGATTCTCGGTTTGAGACTATCGTCGCGCGCGATACGACTACGGGGCAATACGCGCCTGCGCTTTTTGAGTATTTTACCAAGCGTCGTGACGATATCATTGTCTTTAAAAATATCGCGCAGAAAAAAATGGAGACGCTCAAAGCGCACAATTTTTTGGAGCGCAATGTATCGATCGAGCGCAATAGCGTTTCAAGCGAGATAGCGTTTCGTCTCTACGGCATCAACAAATGGGCAAATGAAAACGATGTCGATATCGTATTGCATGTACATTTCAACGACTATCCGGGGCATCGTGGCCGCGCAGGTGACCATACGGGATTTTCTATCTATGTGCCTGAAAAACAATACGGCAACGCTGATGCGAGTAAAGATCTTGCACGCACGCTTTTTGATGAATTAAAAAATACCATTGGTCCAAGCACACTTCCACTTGAGCGTGATGGCGTGATCGAAGACCAAGAGCTTATCGCGCTCGGTGCCAACGCGTCGCTCAAGAGTGCGTCGGTACTTGTGGAGTACGGATATATCTATGAGCCACAATATATCTATGA includes the following:
- the zwf gene encoding glucose-6-phosphate dehydrogenase codes for the protein MPIDPAKNIPTVFVVFGATGDLMARKIVPALHLLAAQKVLPSMFRVLGVARKPLSNEEFRKHVSAILEKQKIDIAGAASFLESFEYAEGHFEVENDYKKIAERLRTIDEKWGVCSNKLFYLAVPPDFFETLARNLSSSGLTEPCSPEEGWTRIIVEKPFGKDLATAERLDALLGTLYREEQIYRIDHYLAKEMLQNILTFRFSNNLFENSWSNRFIERIDIRVHESVGVEERGMFYESVGALRDVGQNHLLQMLALVTMERPASFDHGAIRKKRAEILEELRTLSPAEIPEATFRAQYTGYRSITGVSANSDVETYFKIRAYLKAPLWRSVPIFIESGKRLGPAQKEIIVTFRHTTPCFCPSDGLHHKNTITFALEPAEAIRVEFWSKKPGFDFGTERRALDFLYRSEEKKTQYVEEYAKLLRDCITGDQTLFLSTEEIKAMWRFTDPIIEAWQSGAVPLASYAPDTTTITSDAARVERWSENIAGMERVIGIIGLGKMGKNIALRLAEKGWRVVAHDPAFAGELHGIEVTKSLADLVGGLSAQKIIWSMVPAGKATEEVIFGADGLSGLLKRGDIIIDGGNSLYKDSQRRAKDLEKIGIEFLDVGTSGGPSGARNGASLMVGGKREIFDKLEGLFQDLAVGGGYVYAGSAGAGHFVKMVHNGIEYGMMQALAEGFAILKASDYRLDLSEVAAVYNHGSVIESRLVGWLQDALEIYGDDLLEISGSVAHTGEGTWTVDAARELGIKTKVIEDALQFRIDSEKNPSYTGKILSALRNRFGGHEAKK
- a CDS encoding DUF2585 family protein, with the protein product MPLSISTKTLVLISIALIAIQGVILFSMDRTPFCKCGDIGLWGGVYLNSQMSQQLADIYTPSHFLHGVGFFWILWLIRKKIPMSLATMLAVAIAVEAGWEILENTEFIINRYRSVTISFDYYGDSIFNSLSDTLFMVFGFLFAWRTPAWASIGALLVLELGVLWLIRDNLTLNILMLVYPLDAVRIWQAGG
- a CDS encoding N-acetylmuramoyl-L-alanine amidase, giving the protein MLRAIAVFLSLAGVLFASFVFVMLIGDSLGFSLSDRLLGSVFPITISTPDLHKAYMTEKIKMLIVPGHDNEYGGGEWRHVRESDLTLEASRNLEAYFKKDSRFETIVARDTTTGQYAPALFEYFTKRRDDIIVFKNIAQKKMETLKAHNFLERNVSIERNSVSSEIAFRLYGINKWANENDVDIVLHVHFNDYPGHRGRAGDHTGFSIYVPEKQYGNADASKDLARTLFDELKNTIGPSTLPLERDGVIEDQELIALGANASLKSASVLVEYGYIYEPQYIYEATRNPMMQELAFQTYRAVKKHFEKNSPNYIASQTALLPYRWSDGLEKGIKGSASVLALQAALKKDGLYPPPGKSLVDCPLTGSFGACTELAVRMFQQRYAAEILGGDAPSGRVGVATAKKLNEVFGRN